TCGCGCCTTCAAATACGTGTACGCGATTCGACTCGTTGGCAAGCGCCTCAAGGCGTGGCATCGCCCGACTTACTACGTCGTCAAATGGGTATTGTTCGGTTCGATTTTCGCGGGGATCGTGTACGCGCTGTAAAAGCGCGCACGTCAAGCGACACTCTCTGGCAGGCGCTCAACCGCGCACCGCCTCCTGAACGGGCGCGAGGCCACCGACGACGATCCGATCGCGTCCCGTCGCCTTCGCCTGGTACAGACTGCGGTCGACTTCCTGCAACCACGTGTGATAGTCGGGCAGATTGTCGGTCAGCTGGGCAATGCCGACGCTGATCGTGCACGGGCATTCCTTCGACGCCTCTTTGGTCTTTTCCCTCACGCGCTGCACCAGCACCTTCGCGACGGTGTGCGCCTCGCGCAGCGTCGCGCCCGGCAAGACGACGCCGAACTCCTCGCCGCCATAGCGCCCGATGCCGTCGCCCGCACGGAAATGGCTGCGCAGCAGATCGGCGAACGATTGCAGCACCGCATCGCCGGCAGGATGGCCCATCGTGTCGTTGATCCGCTTGAAGTGATCGAGGTCGATCAGCATCAGGCAGGACGCATAGCGGTTAGCACGGCAACGCTCGAATTCTTCGGCGAGCAGCCCTTCCCAGTGACGGCGATTCCACAGACGCGTCAAGCCGTCGGTACGGCTCAGATGCTCGAGTTCGCGCGTGCGCTGCGCGAGCTTCAGCGACAGCCGATAACTCGTCAAGCCAAGCGCAAGCGGATAAATGATGAGGAATGGCAGGCACGCGAGGATGGTCGGCATTTGCGACATCGGCGAAAACACGAAGCCGACGGTGACGAGTCCGACCAGCACGCCAAGCACATGCGCAATCAGCCCGCGCGCAAAGGTCTGCAAGCCGCCTGCGCCGATGTTGTTCATGCTGAGCATGGCGAGAATCAGCACGCTGGGCAGCACATTGAACCGCATGGCTACCACCCAGAAGCCGCCGAACATCGCATCGACCATCAGGTTCAGACGTTCGCCTCGAAACGGCACTTCACAGGCAAGCGCTGCGCGCCGCGCGACATGCGGCCAGACGAATCCATGAAAAACGAGCAGTGACCACAGCACGTAGCCGCGCTGCTGGAGCGCAAAGACGGACGCGACACAGAAAAATCCGAGTCCGAGACCCGCAATGCGCAAGCGGTAGATGCGCTCGACGAAGCTTTTCCCTTGCCCGGCCCTGCTTTTCGTTGCCAACTTCATCGATCCCTGAGCAAGTGACTGCGAGAGTGATGGCACGTGCCTGAACCTAAGACGCGCGCCGAAATCTCCATATTCGCCAAGCCTTGAAACAAGCGTTGCAGCTTTCGATGCAGGCGCAACGTTGTCGATTGGTATAAAAATGATACCAGCATATGCAGGGGGCAATTAGTCCATTTACGCAGTGGAAACGCTTCTGTCGTTTTTCGTTGTTTTCACACAAGCCGCGATGGACGTTTAACGTTTGCGTGCCACTGCCAACGCGTTGCCTGATGGATATGAGGCAAACGAATCATTTGAAGTGAGTCAAAAGCGGCGCAAGCAAATCATTGCGCCATTCGTGCTCAATGCCCGCTGATCAAAGGCACGGATGAAGCCGCCGACATTTCGAAGCCACGCTGCGTCAGCCACACTTCCTGTTGCAGCCAGTCGCGAAAGACGGCCACGTGCGGCAGGTCGCCTTGCTCGGGACGCGTGACGAGCCAGTAAGACTGATGTCCGTCGACATGCACGTTCAGCACCTGCACGAGTTGTCCACTCGCGAGTTCGTGCGCAATCATATGACGATCGGCGATCGTAATGCCCAGGCCGTCGACCGCCGCGCGAATCGCGTGATCGAGCAGATCGAATTCGAAACCGCCCGACGTATCCACGCCTTCGATGCCCGCCGCCTTTAGCCAATGCTGCCAGGTCAGATAACGCTGGTTGTCGCCGGCTAAAACATGCAGCAGCGTGAATTGATTGAGATCGATGACATCATTTCCTGCCTGTCGCGCCAGCAACGCAGGCGAACACACGGCAATGTGTCGCTCGTTCATCAGCAGAAGGTTATCGAGTCCTTCCCATTCGCCATTGCCAAAGCGGATTGCGCAATCGAGCACGCTGGATTCGGCGAGATTGTCTTCGAGACGCGTCGACAGGCTCAGTTCGAGTTCGGGACGTTCCGTATGCAGGCGTCCCAGCCGCGGCAGAAACCAGCGGCTCGCAAACGTGGGCGGCGCATTGACCCGCAAGCGGTTAAGGTGCGTCTTTTCCTGAATGGAACGCACGGTCCATTCGATCTTGTCGAACGAATGCTGCAAAGCCTGCAACAGCACGCGGCCGGAAGCCGTGAGATCCAGATGATGATGCCTGCGCTGCAGCAGCGATTCGCCTAGCTGTTCCTCGAGTTGCCGCACCTGACGGCTCACCGCGCTTTGCGTGACGTTGAGCAATTCCGCCGCACGCGTGAAGCTGCCGGTGCGTCCGGCAACCTCGAAGGCTTTGAGCGCATTCAGCGCTGGCATTTTTCTTTTCAAGCTGGTCTCGTTTCTCGATGGGCGCACGAACGCCAAGCGAGCATTTTAGCGTCCGCGCGCGAGCATTCTGGTCCACGCAACGTGCCGATTGCGAGGCGAAGACAGCACCGCAAGAACGCATTGATGCGAAGCACAAATGTTAAGGGGCATATCCGTCATGCGTTTGTCATCGTACCGACATACTGGGCTTGCAGCATCGGAAATCCCCCCGACCAACCCGAGGCCCAGGCCATGCCGGAACTCTCATACCCGCAAACAGGCACAGGTAGTGCCAAAAATCGCAACTTGGGACTTGCCGTCTTCCTGATTGCGATCGTCGCCGGCGCAATCTATTGCGCGTTTCAATTGATCGGCGACCTCGAGCCCGTACGCATGGGCTCGATCGTGCCTTACCTGCTGCTAGGCATTGCTCTTTTGATCGCGCTTGGCTTCGAATTTGTCAACGGCTTTCACGACACCGCCAATGCTGTGGCAACTGTTATCTATACCCATTCGCTCGCGCCCAACGTTGCCGTCGTATGGTCCGGCACGTGGAATTTCCTTGGCGTGCTCACGTCGAGCGGCGCAGTCGCATTCGGCATTCTGCAGTTGCTGCCTGTCGAACTGATTCTTCAGGTCGGCAGCAGCGCCGGCTTTGCGATGGTTTTCGCGCTGCTGATCGCCGCGATCATCTGGAATCTCGGCACATGGTGGTTCGGCCTGCCGTCGTCGAGTTCGCACACGCTGATCGGCTCGATCATCGGCGTCGGCCTGATGAACCAGATGCTGCACGGCGCCGACGGCACGAGCGGTGTCGACTGGAGCCAGGCTGCGGGCGTCGGCAAGTCGCTGCTGTTCTCGCCGCTGGTCGGCTTTCTGCTCGCCGCGCTTCTGCTGCTGGTGCTCAAGGCACTCGTACGCGTGCCCGCGCTGTATGCAGAGCCGAAAGGCAAAGAACCGCCGCCGTTCTGGATTCGCGCACTGCTGATCCTGACGTGCACGGGCGTGTCGTTCGCACACGGCTCGAATGATGGCCAGAAAGGCATGGGTCTCATCATGCTGATCCTGATCGGCACGGTGCCGACGGCGTACGCATTGAACAAGGCCGTCACGGCCAGCGAAACGCAAACCTTCCTCGCCATCTCGCAACAGGCTTCGACTGCACTCAGCAAGTACGCGACGCAAGGCGTGCC
This genomic interval from Paraburkholderia sabiae contains the following:
- a CDS encoding diguanylate cyclase encodes the protein MKLATKSRAGQGKSFVERIYRLRIAGLGLGFFCVASVFALQQRGYVLWSLLVFHGFVWPHVARRAALACEVPFRGERLNLMVDAMFGGFWVVAMRFNVLPSVLILAMLSMNNIGAGGLQTFARGLIAHVLGVLVGLVTVGFVFSPMSQMPTILACLPFLIIYPLALGLTSYRLSLKLAQRTRELEHLSRTDGLTRLWNRRHWEGLLAEEFERCRANRYASCLMLIDLDHFKRINDTMGHPAGDAVLQSFADLLRSHFRAGDGIGRYGGEEFGVVLPGATLREAHTVAKVLVQRVREKTKEASKECPCTISVGIAQLTDNLPDYHTWLQEVDRSLYQAKATGRDRIVVGGLAPVQEAVRG
- a CDS encoding LysR substrate-binding domain-containing protein, with protein sequence MPALNALKAFEVAGRTGSFTRAAELLNVTQSAVSRQVRQLEEQLGESLLQRRHHHLDLTASGRVLLQALQHSFDKIEWTVRSIQEKTHLNRLRVNAPPTFASRWFLPRLGRLHTERPELELSLSTRLEDNLAESSVLDCAIRFGNGEWEGLDNLLLMNERHIAVCSPALLARQAGNDVIDLNQFTLLHVLAGDNQRYLTWQHWLKAAGIEGVDTSGGFEFDLLDHAIRAAVDGLGITIADRHMIAHELASGQLVQVLNVHVDGHQSYWLVTRPEQGDLPHVAVFRDWLQQEVWLTQRGFEMSAASSVPLISGH
- a CDS encoding inorganic phosphate transporter; this translates as MPELSYPQTGTGSAKNRNLGLAVFLIAIVAGAIYCAFQLIGDLEPVRMGSIVPYLLLGIALLIALGFEFVNGFHDTANAVATVIYTHSLAPNVAVVWSGTWNFLGVLTSSGAVAFGILQLLPVELILQVGSSAGFAMVFALLIAAIIWNLGTWWFGLPSSSSHTLIGSIIGVGLMNQMLHGADGTSGVDWSQAAGVGKSLLFSPLVGFLLAALLLLVLKALVRVPALYAEPKGKEPPPFWIRALLILTCTGVSFAHGSNDGQKGMGLIMLILIGTVPTAYALNKAVTASETQTFLAISQQASTALSKYATQGVPPVVAPRSEVENYVRTRQLTPATVPALQKLTEQIGQQVSASGSMANVPQDKVDNVRNNMYVASEAIRLMEKAKQPAFAADDAKAIDNFKKQMDHATKFIPTWVKVAVAIALGLGTMVGWKRIVVTVGEKIGKQHLTYGQGASAELVAMVTIGAADMYGLPVSTTHVLSSGVAGTMAANGSGLQWGTVRSLVLAWVLTLPVSIVLSAGLYWLFRHMF